From a single Nicotiana tabacum cultivar K326 chromosome 8, ASM71507v2, whole genome shotgun sequence genomic region:
- the LOC107823046 gene encoding pentatricopeptide repeat-containing protein At1g08070, chloroplastic-like — protein sequence MTLTFSIPSTAPLTILHFLPSSDPPYKLLQTHPSFALLSKCKNMEDLKKVHAQFIKFGLHNTQFALSKLVEFCAVNPHTDLSYALSIFNTTENPNHVMFNMIIRGYSLSENPNLAIEFYEKLLFSGNQPNSYTFPFVFKSCAKIMDTQIGKMIHGHVFKLGLMTDVYVHASLINMYAQNGELDDARLVFDKSSERDAVSFTALINGYALKGRVDDARKLFDEMPVRDVVSWNAMISGYTQMGRFEEALMLFEEMRNVNVTPSVSTLLSVLSACARAGELKLGSRVRSWIEDHGLGSNIRLVNALIDMYAKCGNLDSARDLFEGLEEKDLVSWNVMIGGYTHTGNYREALAVFHRMQQANMAPNDVTLLSVLPACGHLGSLDLGKWIHAYINKHYQHLQNTSLWTTLINMYAKCGAITAAKQVFQGMKTKTLASYNVMILGLAMHGDAYEALELFRKMTEEGMKPDDITFVSILTACSHAGLVDLGQEYFNTMIQSYNYTPKLQHYGCMIDLLGRAGKFDEAMAMIERMDVKPDGAIWGSLLGACRIHKNLELGEYAAKNLFELEPDNPGAYVLLSNIYAGAGKWDKVALILTFLNDKGMKKVPGCTSIEIDRIVHEFLVSDRTHPKSNEIYKMLDEVDRLLEMAGHVPDTSEVHYEMDEEWKEGKLSEHSEKLAIAFGLIGTKPGTTLRIVKNLRVCGNCHEATKLISKIFNREIIARDRNRFHHFKDGSCSCMDYW from the coding sequence ATGACACTCACTTTCTCCATTCCCTCAACTGCACCTTTAACTATCCTCCACTTTCTCCCAAGTTCAGATCCCCCTTACAAACTACTCCAAACCCACCCATCCTTTGCTCTTTTATCAAAATGCAAAAACATGGAAGACCTCAAAAAAGTGCATGCTCAGTTCATTAAATTTGGTTTACACAATACTCAATTTGCACTAAGCAAACTTGTTGAATTTTGTGCAGTTAATCCCCATACTGACTTGTCATATGCTTTATCAATCTTTAACACTACTGAAAACCCTAATCACGTTAtgtttaacatgataattagGGGATATTCATTGAGTGAAAATCCAAATTTAGCTattgaattttatgaaaaatTGCTCTTTTCGGGTAATCAGCCGAATTCTTATACATTTCCATTTGTTTTTAAATCTTGTGCTAAAATTATGGATACCCAGATTGGGAAAATGATTCATGGGCATGTTTTTAAACTTGGGTTGATGACTGATGTTTATGTACATGCTTCACTTATTAATATGTATGCTCAAAATGGTGAATTGGATGATGCTAGATTGGTGTTTGACAAAAGTTCTGAAAGAGATGCTGTGTCTTTCACGGCATTGATTAATGGGTACGCGTTGAAGGGCCGTGTGGATGATGCTCGTAAACTGTTTGATGAAATGCCTGTAAGAGATGTTGTTTCGTGGAATGCTATGATTTCAGGGTATACTCAGATGGGTCGGTTTGAGGAGGCGTTAATGTTGTTTGAGGAGATGAGAAATGTGAATGTGACACCTTCAGTGAGCACGTTATTGAGTGTTCTCTCTGCTTGTGCTCGTGCAGGTGAACTTAAATTAGGGAGTCGTGTGCGGTCGTGGATTGAAGATCATGGTCTTGGTTCGAATATTCGTCTTGTGAATGCCCTTATTGATATGTATGCAAAATGTGGCAATCTTGATAGTGCAAGGGACTTATTCGAGGGTCTAGAGGAAAAAGATCTCGTATCGTGGAATGTTATGATTGGGGGTTATACACATACGGGCAATTATAGAGAAGCGTTGGCTGTTTTTCATCGAATGCAGCAGGCAAATATGGCGCCTAATGATGTGACTTTGTTGAGTGTCCTTCCGGCTTGTGGGCATTTAGGTTCTCTAGATCTTGGCAAGTGGATACATGCTTATATTAACAAGCATTATCAACACTTACAAAACACTTCTCTTTGGACTACTCTGATAAATATGTATGCAAAATGTGGAGCCATCACAGCAGCAAAACAAGTCTTTCAGGGAATGAAAACTAAAACTCTAGCTTCATATAATGTGATGATCTTGGGGCTAGCAATGCATGGCGATGCATATGAAGCACTGGAGCTTTTCCGGAAAATGACAGAGGAAGGAATGAAGCCAGATGATATAACATTCGTTAGCATTTTAACAGCATGTAGTCATGCTGGTTTAGTGGATCTTGGTCAAGAATATTTTAATACCATGATCCAAAGCTACAACTACACACCAAAGTTGCAACATTATGGATGTATGATTGACCTTCTAGGGCGAGCAGGGAAATTTGATGAAGCAATGGCCATGATTGAAAGAATGGACGTGAAACCCGATGGTGCAATATGGGGTTCCTTGCTAGGGGCTTGTAGAATCCACAAGAATCTTGAGTTAGGCGAATATGCTGCCAAGAACCTATTTGAACTGGAACCTGATAATCCTGGGGCGTACGTGCTCTTATCCAACATCTATGCAGGTGCTGGAAAATGGGACAAAGTAGCGTTGATTCTTACCTTTTTAAATGATAAAGGAATGAAGAAAGTTCCCGGTTGTACCTCGATTGAGATAGATAGAATAGTCCATGAGTTTCTTGTTAGTGATAGAACACATCCGAAGAGCAACGAGATTTATAAAATGCTAGATGAAGTTGATAGGCTATTGGAAATGGCTGGCCATGTTCCAGACACATCTGAGGTACATTATGAGATGGATGAGGAGTGGAAGGAAGGAAAGCTAAGTGAACATAGCGAGAAGTTGGCTATTGCCTTTGGATTGATCGGTACCAAACCAGGGACAACACTCAGGATTGTTAAGAATCTTAGAGTGTGTGGCAATTGTCACGAAGCCACGAAGTTAATATCTAAGATATTTAATAGGGAGATCATTGCAAGAGATAGGAACCGATTTCACCATTTCAAGGACGGTTCTTGCTCATGCATGGACTACTGGTGA